From the genome of Verrucomicrobiales bacterium:
TCCCCATGGAACTCTACAACCTGCGTGAGGATCCCTTCGAAAGGCATGACCTGATCAAGACACAACGAGCAAAGGCGGCCGAGCTTGGAACGGCCTTGCGTAGTCACATTCAACGCGGCGGGCGAACGCCGTGGCAGCCACCGTTACAACGATGAACCCCCTGATTCTCATTTCTCTACCCTGTTATGTAGCCATCCTGGTGCTAGCAACCGCCGCGGCTCCTGTGGCGAATCGAGTATCACAGAAGCCGAACATCGTCCTGATCCTTGCTGACGACCTCGGATTCTCAGATCTTGGTAGCTATGGAAGTGAGATCGAAACTCCCAATCTCGATAGCCTAGCCAGCGGAGGGCTGCGATTTACTCAATTTTACAACACCGCACGGTGCTGGCCATCGCGGGCCGCTTTGCTCACCGGATACTACGCCCAACAAGTTCGGCGGGACGCCGTTCCCGGTGTGCGCAGTGGTGGACAAGGGATTCGTCCTTCATGGGCCAGACTGCTGCCAGAGATGTTGAAGCCCCTTGGCTATAGATCCTATCATTCAGGAAAATGGCACGTGGACGGAGCTCCTTTACAACAGGGCTTTTCCCATTCCTACCGATTGGAGGACCACGACCGGAACTTTTATCCGAAACTGCATTTTGAGGACGACAAACCGCTTCCGCCGGTCCAGCCCGGGACCGGTTACTACACCAGCACGGCCATCACCGACCATGCCCTAAAATGCTTGGACCTGCACAGCCAGACCCAACCGGGACAACCCTTTTTTAGCTTTGTAGCGTACACATCCCCTCACTTCCCACTCCAGGCTCCGGAGCAGGATGTGGCCAAGTATAAAGACCGGTATCTCAGCGGCTGGGATAAATTGCGGGAACAGCGCTGGCAGCGCCTCAGAGCCATGGGCCTCGTGGATGGCCACCTGTCCGCGCCAGAGCGCGAAGTCGGCCCCCCTTATGCGTTCCCTGAGGCCATCACCACCCTCGGATCCAACGAGGTGAACCGTGCAGTCTCCTGGGACAGTCTCACTCTGCCGCAGCGTCGTTTCCAGGCCGACAAGATGGCAGTTCACGCTGCTATGGTTGACCGCATGGATCAGGAGATCGGAAGGATCATGAATCGAGTCCGCTCCTTGGGCCAGTGGGAGAACACCTTGTTCTTATTCCTTTCGGATAACGGCGCGAGCGCTGAGATGATGGTGCGGGGAGATGGGCACGATACCGAAGCGGTGTGTGGTACGGGGGCGACTTTTCTCAGCCTCGGGCCTGGATGGTCAACGATGGCGAACACCCCCTTTCGCCGTCATAAAACCTGGGTCCATGAGGGAGGGATTTCGACCCCGCTCATTATGCATTGGCCGCAAGGGATACCTTTGTCGAGCCGAGGAACGCTCCGTCACTCTCCGGGCCATCTTGTCGACCTGGTTCCTACTCTGCTCGAAGTCGCGGGCGGCAGATCCCTGGACACATGGAATGGGGAACCAGTTCCGCGGCCGCCCGGAGTGAGCTTCCTCCCGGTGCTGAACCATGACCGTGCCGTGGATCACCCTGCCATTTGGTGGCTCCACGAGAACAACCGCGCTCTACGTCTTGGTGATTGGAAAATAGTCGCCTCCGGAGCCAACGGAGACTGGGAACTCTATCATCTCAGCGTCGATCGAACCGAGACCCAGAATCTAGCTCAGATTAAACCGGAAAAGCTGAAGGAGCTAAGCCTCATTTGGTCGCGGATGACCTCGAACCATACCATGACTGCCCGAAGCGATTCCAAGCAT
Proteins encoded in this window:
- a CDS encoding arylsulfatase — encoded protein: MNPLILISLPCYVAILVLATAAAPVANRVSQKPNIVLILADDLGFSDLGSYGSEIETPNLDSLASGGLRFTQFYNTARCWPSRAALLTGYYAQQVRRDAVPGVRSGGQGIRPSWARLLPEMLKPLGYRSYHSGKWHVDGAPLQQGFSHSYRLEDHDRNFYPKLHFEDDKPLPPVQPGTGYYTSTAITDHALKCLDLHSQTQPGQPFFSFVAYTSPHFPLQAPEQDVAKYKDRYLSGWDKLREQRWQRLRAMGLVDGHLSAPEREVGPPYAFPEAITTLGSNEVNRAVSWDSLTLPQRRFQADKMAVHAAMVDRMDQEIGRIMNRVRSLGQWENTLFLFLSDNGASAEMMVRGDGHDTEAVCGTGATFLSLGPGWSTMANTPFRRHKTWVHEGGISTPLIMHWPQGIPLSSRGTLRHSPGHLVDLVPTLLEVAGGRSLDTWNGEPVPRPPGVSFLPVLNHDRAVDHPAIWWLHENNRALRLGDWKIVASGANGDWELYHLSVDRTETQNLAQIKPEKLKELSLIWSRMTSNHTMTARSDSKHPTTPSAGRVQ